The following coding sequences lie in one Candidatus Nitrospira allomarina genomic window:
- a CDS encoding VWA domain-containing protein produces MGRNSVKRIQNPLRNQHGAYILITGIAVVVLFGFAALGIEVGRWYAIQGEMSKAIDGAAFAGAKNVNNPNITDLHGFVEQVAQANFPPGLLGTDTPTFVVSDDGNGKVTVQGDTNSINSLARVVGGGHDKTAIAADGSAKLRNAEIALVLDVSGSMGGSPISDLKDGAKSFVENFTDQQADNRFALISFASGVQKLYDMNHGYVSPMTTAINGLNATGGTNAEDALAQALALPWSDQSGVPPNERTKQVVVFFSDGNPTAFRGQFKYNGTDYDAVAALDGSGTAVWSNLQRPDYQFTTFSVDKTYRTGDGKTSGSTSCPNTSGPSGTNKLNVRWYVFSDPTYGMGSYGPISGYGSQQCNIPGGPLAGYLDYLAKQMAIDNAAAIKAQGIEIYTIGLGNIDQNFLSALSSGPKFVYYTPDSSELEGIFQQIANILKLVLIS; encoded by the coding sequence ATGGGACGCAATTCAGTCAAAAGGATACAGAATCCGTTACGAAACCAACACGGTGCCTACATCCTGATTACCGGCATCGCTGTTGTGGTCCTGTTTGGGTTTGCAGCCCTGGGCATTGAAGTCGGACGGTGGTATGCCATCCAGGGAGAAATGAGTAAAGCGATCGATGGAGCCGCCTTTGCGGGAGCCAAGAATGTAAACAATCCGAATATTACGGACTTACACGGGTTTGTCGAACAAGTGGCTCAAGCCAACTTTCCTCCAGGCCTGTTAGGAACTGACACACCAACGTTCGTGGTTTCCGACGACGGAAACGGAAAAGTAACGGTGCAAGGTGACACGAACTCCATTAATTCACTTGCAAGAGTGGTTGGGGGAGGTCATGACAAGACCGCTATCGCAGCAGACGGTTCCGCCAAACTCCGTAACGCGGAAATCGCCTTAGTTCTTGACGTGTCGGGGTCAATGGGAGGCAGCCCCATCAGCGACCTGAAAGATGGGGCTAAAAGTTTTGTAGAAAACTTCACCGATCAACAAGCTGATAATCGATTTGCCCTAATATCCTTTGCCTCAGGGGTCCAAAAATTATATGACATGAATCATGGATACGTCTCCCCCATGACTACGGCCATTAATGGTCTTAATGCCACTGGGGGGACAAATGCCGAAGATGCGTTAGCTCAAGCCCTTGCCCTTCCGTGGTCCGATCAATCAGGCGTCCCCCCCAATGAACGGACCAAGCAAGTCGTTGTCTTTTTTTCCGATGGAAACCCCACGGCTTTTCGTGGACAGTTTAAATATAATGGCACCGATTATGATGCCGTAGCCGCCCTTGATGGTTCAGGCACAGCTGTATGGTCAAACTTGCAACGACCAGACTACCAGTTCACGACATTTAGTGTGGACAAAACTTACAGGACAGGCGATGGAAAAACATCAGGTAGTACATCTTGTCCAAATACTTCCGGCCCAAGCGGCACCAACAAATTAAACGTAAGATGGTATGTCTTTTCAGATCCCACCTATGGAATGGGTAGTTATGGACCAATTTCCGGTTACGGTTCCCAGCAATGCAATATTCCCGGCGGTCCACTCGCTGGGTACCTAGACTATCTCGCTAAACAGATGGCAATTGACAATGCCGCAGCAATCAAAGCTCAAGGCATTGAAATCTATACCATCGGCTTGGGGAATATAGACCAAAACTTCTTGAGCGCTCTCTCCAGTGGTCCGAAATTTGTCTATTACACCCCTGATTCATCAGAACTTGAAGGAATTTTTCAACAAATTGCCAATATCCTCAAACTCGTCCTTATAAGTTAG
- a CDS encoding TlpA disulfide reductase family protein, translating to MTPLSLLASGVLGMALALGNPSSSPYTLSRFNTAQTLPPFQLRTLQGTSIHSNELKGRVFILNFWATWCGPCKEEMPSLERLRQKFPPDQLAILAVTTDIPPREIKIFWQKLNLHFDVLLDEQEELSQALMVRNLPTTVIVDTHGHLSQRIMGPREWDSPESLAYIHNLLNPK from the coding sequence ATGACACCGCTTTCTCTGCTGGCTTCAGGAGTCCTGGGAATGGCTCTGGCTTTGGGAAATCCCTCTTCTTCCCCGTACACACTTAGCCGATTCAATACCGCCCAAACCCTTCCTCCATTCCAGCTCCGCACCCTGCAAGGCACATCTATTCATTCGAATGAGTTGAAAGGACGAGTCTTCATCTTGAATTTTTGGGCCACCTGGTGTGGCCCTTGTAAGGAAGAAATGCCCTCGTTAGAACGTCTTCGTCAAAAATTCCCTCCAGACCAATTGGCCATACTGGCGGTTACCACTGATATTCCTCCACGAGAAATCAAAATATTTTGGCAGAAACTCAATTTACATTTCGATGTCCTCTTGGATGAACAGGAAGAACTTTCTCAAGCGCTCATGGTCAGAAATCTTCCCACAACGGTGATTGTGGATACTCACGGACATCTGAGCCAACGAATCATGGGGCCCAGAGAATGGGATAGCCCTGAATCCCTGGCGTACATCCACAACCTCCTCAACCCGAAGTAA
- a CDS encoding sialidase family protein, giving the protein MIRPVLFGTISLILSMGLGGDISGVLGADPSVSIVQAGAKHVIDHQGMQTTGPAAQLDKDGTLHLAWGGEKQEDRGVYYLKVPPPQEQYPEPIRVNPSSPPATSLHEPPALALGHKNDVYITWTTPHPNAGGKLFTNLLLLSRSLDGGKTFLPPVRVNDDDAVTGHSFDHLTVSPNGSVHISWLDAREGKKDPATYTVFSQDQGRTLSPNLKIDESSCVCCRTHMTTASDGNVYLAWRKVLAGAVRETVVSRSTDNGKSFSPPVIVGNDQWVYEGCPHRPATMGVDQQGRLYVTWYTEGPDDTPGVYLAYSDDQGKTFTPRRVLNMSKGTFPDHPQLAVNREGHLLVSWEEQSPVRREIVFTYSLDRGQTFSPPKKLNEKKAKSPAVALNDQGQAVIAWSEQVVFPGWSTVIQPLSFPTPRTAQLHPKP; this is encoded by the coding sequence ATGATAAGACCTGTACTTTTTGGAACCATTTCTCTAATTCTCTCGATGGGCCTGGGCGGTGATATATCAGGAGTCCTCGGGGCGGATCCATCTGTTTCGATTGTTCAGGCGGGGGCTAAACACGTCATCGACCATCAAGGCATGCAAACCACCGGCCCAGCCGCTCAACTGGATAAAGACGGGACCCTTCACCTTGCCTGGGGCGGAGAAAAGCAGGAAGATCGAGGAGTCTATTATCTCAAGGTCCCACCTCCACAGGAACAGTACCCGGAACCCATCAGAGTCAATCCATCCAGTCCTCCCGCCACGTCCCTCCACGAACCACCGGCCTTGGCATTAGGCCACAAAAACGATGTGTACATCACCTGGACAACACCTCACCCCAATGCCGGCGGTAAATTATTTACCAATCTTCTTCTCCTGAGCCGGTCACTTGATGGGGGGAAAACCTTTCTTCCTCCTGTTCGAGTCAACGACGACGACGCCGTCACCGGCCATTCCTTTGATCATTTGACGGTCAGTCCCAATGGTTCCGTCCATATCTCCTGGCTTGATGCCCGGGAAGGGAAGAAAGATCCGGCCACCTACACGGTCTTTTCCCAAGATCAGGGCAGAACCCTTTCACCAAACCTGAAAATTGACGAGTCCAGTTGTGTCTGTTGCCGGACCCATATGACTACTGCCTCTGATGGCAATGTCTATCTGGCCTGGCGCAAGGTCTTGGCCGGTGCGGTCAGGGAAACCGTCGTGTCTCGTTCCACCGATAACGGGAAATCGTTTTCTCCCCCGGTCATCGTGGGCAATGATCAATGGGTCTACGAGGGCTGTCCCCATCGTCCCGCCACCATGGGAGTCGATCAGCAAGGGCGCCTCTATGTCACCTGGTATACGGAAGGCCCTGATGATACTCCCGGTGTGTATTTAGCCTATTCCGATGATCAGGGGAAAACCTTTACGCCTCGACGTGTGTTGAACATGTCCAAAGGCACGTTTCCGGATCATCCTCAACTGGCAGTGAATCGAGAAGGCCATCTACTCGTATCCTGGGAGGAGCAATCCCCGGTGCGGCGGGAAATTGTGTTCACTTATTCCCTCGATCGGGGACAGACATTTAGTCCCCCGAAAAAGTTAAATGAGAAAAAAGCCAAGAGTCCGGCCGTGGCATTAAATGACCAGGGACAAGCCGTCATTGCCTGGTCGGAGCAAGTAGTTTTTCCGGGTTGGAGTACGGTAATCCAGCCTCTTTCTTTTCCCACTCCGCGGACGGCTCAATTACACCCAAAACCATGA
- a CDS encoding tetratricopeptide repeat protein — translation MGNPNHGILPRANSQGLTWQRMFLCLIFLWPLPAFGHQAGNFYRDALSAIEKQNFKTAQSLLEQAIQEFPGFPEAHHLYGLVKFQLTQQPEQAISALQEAIRLNPNLAQAQYDLALLYIKQDHMEDAQKAVQQALAIYPRFWEARLTLAKILDKQALTSQAIQEYQAVLTQQPYQEEALYHLATRFMEAQDFDQAQVLLTQLTDHHPHQTDGWLLLGRIAERQNQPSLALNAYQQVIQNNPEQSEAHYNLGFLYQQQGNLPKAIEHFRRVSELRPQDAEAFLNLGVLFAGNHQSMEAEQAYQAGIALQPNSLEGHFNLGAFYEFHKKDLLQAQIHYRKYLELGGTDTRIQQLLNQLEQ, via the coding sequence ATGGGCAATCCGAATCATGGCATTCTACCCCGCGCTAACTCGCAAGGTTTAACGTGGCAGAGAATGTTCCTTTGCCTTATATTCCTCTGGCCCTTGCCAGCGTTCGGGCACCAGGCCGGAAATTTTTATCGTGATGCCCTTTCAGCCATTGAAAAGCAGAATTTCAAGACCGCCCAATCATTACTCGAACAGGCCATCCAGGAATTCCCTGGTTTTCCCGAAGCCCATCATTTGTATGGTTTGGTGAAGTTTCAACTAACCCAACAACCTGAACAGGCGATTTCCGCCCTTCAAGAGGCCATCCGCCTAAACCCGAATTTAGCTCAAGCGCAGTACGATTTGGCGTTACTCTATATCAAGCAAGATCATATGGAAGACGCTCAAAAAGCCGTTCAGCAGGCACTCGCTATCTATCCGCGTTTTTGGGAAGCTCGGCTCACACTCGCGAAAATCTTGGATAAACAGGCACTCACGAGTCAGGCTATTCAGGAATACCAGGCAGTTCTCACTCAACAACCCTACCAGGAAGAAGCGCTGTATCATCTGGCTACTCGGTTTATGGAAGCCCAAGATTTCGACCAAGCACAGGTCCTCCTTACCCAATTGACAGACCACCACCCACACCAGACAGATGGCTGGTTACTGCTTGGCCGAATTGCGGAACGGCAAAATCAACCCTCACTGGCCTTAAATGCTTATCAACAAGTCATTCAAAACAATCCGGAGCAATCGGAAGCCCACTATAATCTTGGATTTCTTTACCAACAACAAGGAAATCTCCCAAAAGCGATCGAGCATTTTAGACGCGTCAGTGAACTCAGGCCTCAGGATGCCGAGGCCTTTCTCAATCTGGGAGTCCTGTTCGCAGGAAATCATCAATCCATGGAGGCAGAACAAGCGTATCAAGCCGGAATCGCCTTGCAACCGAATTCCTTGGAGGGCCATTTCAATCTTGGCGCCTTTTACGAATTCCACAAGAAGGATCTTCTTCAAGCACAAATCCACTACCGGAAATACCTTGAGCTTGGCGGAACGGACACCCGAATCCAACAATTGCTTAACCAACTTGAGCAATAG
- a CDS encoding TonB-dependent receptor family protein, translating to MKQFLPVCSRKWLWHSFVIILSLPQIFSVSSTTFAASGDPSAVTQESLLQQQQELEGELDHVNSRLEEIRRQLRELHETPATQQTDEQRQKQATLQEEEVVTLEEMSIVSTRIFKRPEGLTLSSTPQSETESQPTRTMKESMESLPGVVLRQANGPRDFSISIRGSGIKTAFAIRDIKVYEDGFQQTQSDGLSRLDIQDPWFMRSTEVIRGAASSLYDNYALGGMVHFKTRRGSDINGVEGFFAGGSYGYNKQAGAFGQHWKNLDVSLFASNAAENGYIDHSGYNTQTLNLNFRFTIDEKQSLYVKAITNWLDTKVPTRLTKSQFNANDRQAGTGTKARDQSRLDRRTIIGLMYERQLTPNLILTTEGDYDVKDINQYFNQIFDNVNTNWKHYTDLRHTGHISGMPLNSYLGFFINNMEQEGQTFQNLDDGQGTRGTLIQNNRGTIRNIGGRFREELTFLPNWTVAAGLGFEQSIVSIQTINYTNGVVSSRPSTTKTYYNWAPEMSLTWKPRAGYRHWIRGSTGYGIPQFSNLTRNPLTGLPGSNFDLKPQKNVNVEFGHEAQLHNTFNMQLVGFWIFFRDEIISQNISGTNTASVNADSSEYRGVEVSADWRPITGWQFHAAYTHIDAKYINFTDRYLVNGVVTDVKQDGNDVPNVPSDVLNMKVMYDDAKNDWGAWVESNYYNSYFLNNGNTVGIPSYWILNVNLHKTFTFNNDWIRFAKFFFEVNNIADKKYAASGQVVSDATPDADKQLFFAGYGRSFYGGVTIGVF from the coding sequence GTGAAACAGTTTCTTCCTGTCTGTTCGCGGAAGTGGTTATGGCATTCCTTCGTAATAATCTTGAGCCTTCCTCAAATTTTTAGCGTCTCTTCTACCACGTTCGCTGCATCAGGCGACCCCTCTGCGGTGACCCAAGAATCCCTTCTTCAGCAACAACAGGAGTTGGAGGGAGAACTGGATCACGTCAACAGCAGGCTCGAAGAAATCAGGAGACAACTTAGAGAATTGCACGAAACACCTGCCACCCAACAAACCGATGAACAACGCCAGAAACAGGCGACCCTCCAGGAGGAGGAAGTGGTGACACTAGAAGAGATGAGTATTGTCAGCACCCGAATTTTCAAACGTCCCGAAGGCCTGACACTTTCCTCCACCCCTCAATCGGAAACCGAATCCCAACCGACCCGAACGATGAAAGAATCCATGGAATCTCTTCCCGGCGTGGTACTCCGCCAGGCTAATGGACCCAGGGACTTCAGTATTTCCATTCGAGGATCCGGAATCAAAACGGCCTTCGCCATCCGGGATATCAAAGTCTATGAGGATGGGTTTCAGCAAACGCAGTCGGACGGATTGTCACGACTCGATATCCAGGACCCGTGGTTCATGAGATCGACCGAAGTAATCCGTGGAGCGGCTTCCTCACTGTATGACAATTATGCCCTAGGCGGAATGGTGCATTTCAAAACCCGACGGGGCAGTGACATCAATGGAGTCGAGGGGTTTTTTGCCGGAGGATCATACGGATATAACAAACAGGCGGGCGCGTTCGGCCAACACTGGAAAAATCTTGATGTATCGTTATTTGCCAGTAACGCCGCTGAAAACGGGTATATTGATCATAGTGGATATAACACCCAGACGTTGAATTTGAACTTCCGCTTCACCATTGACGAAAAACAGAGCCTGTACGTCAAAGCCATCACCAACTGGCTGGATACGAAGGTGCCTACCCGACTTACCAAGAGCCAATTTAACGCAAACGATCGACAGGCCGGAACTGGAACGAAAGCAAGGGATCAATCTCGGCTCGACCGCCGCACCATTATCGGATTAATGTATGAACGGCAGTTGACACCCAACCTCATCTTGACGACAGAAGGGGATTATGACGTCAAGGATATTAACCAGTATTTCAATCAAATCTTTGATAATGTGAATACCAATTGGAAACATTATACCGATTTGCGCCATACCGGCCACATCTCAGGAATGCCGCTGAACAGCTATCTCGGATTCTTCATCAACAATATGGAACAGGAGGGGCAGACCTTCCAAAATTTGGATGACGGCCAAGGCACGCGCGGCACGTTGATCCAGAATAACCGGGGAACCATTCGAAATATCGGGGGACGGTTCCGAGAAGAGCTCACATTCTTACCGAACTGGACCGTCGCCGCGGGTCTGGGGTTTGAACAGTCCATCGTAAGCATCCAGACAATTAATTATACCAATGGGGTGGTCTCCAGCCGTCCCTCCACCACCAAGACCTACTACAATTGGGCTCCTGAAATGTCCCTGACATGGAAACCCAGAGCAGGCTATCGGCATTGGATCAGGGGATCCACCGGATATGGCATCCCGCAATTCAGCAATTTGACCCGCAATCCCCTCACGGGTCTTCCGGGCTCCAATTTTGACTTGAAGCCCCAAAAAAATGTGAACGTGGAATTTGGTCACGAAGCCCAGCTTCATAATACCTTCAATATGCAACTCGTGGGATTTTGGATTTTCTTTCGCGATGAAATTATTTCGCAAAACATTTCAGGTACCAACACGGCCTCCGTCAATGCCGATTCTTCGGAGTATCGGGGTGTCGAGGTCTCCGCAGATTGGAGACCAATAACTGGTTGGCAATTTCACGCTGCGTACACCCACATTGATGCCAAGTACATCAACTTCACAGACCGGTATCTGGTGAATGGCGTGGTCACCGACGTCAAACAGGACGGCAATGACGTCCCCAACGTTCCTTCGGATGTCCTCAACATGAAGGTCATGTATGATGATGCGAAAAACGATTGGGGGGCCTGGGTCGAGTCTAATTATTACAATAGTTATTTCCTGAACAACGGCAATACTGTGGGAATTCCTTCTTACTGGATTCTAAACGTCAATCTTCACAAGACCTTTACTTTCAACAATGATTGGATTCGCTTCGCCAAGTTCTTTTTCGAAGTGAACAACATTGCGGACAAAAAATACGCGGCGTCCGGTCAAGTCGTATCGGACGCGACACCCGATGCCGACAAGCAACTGTTCTTTGCCGGATATGGCCGCTCTTTCTACGGAGGTGTGACAATCGGGGTGTTCTAG